The following are from one region of the Phycisphaerales bacterium genome:
- a CDS encoding SpoIIE family protein phosphatase has protein sequence MDHVLTDPKARLALVRELLEDVSRAEEPGQIQTALRRMWRLHPVDLYVSASTRGLGQGEYKITRLIHTREVASADDGGAAAYQRFDPWRDWAKLPVHTAGLLGPIIEAGEPAIVSLDGVPSDPALGDAAADMRSLIATPIFDRGRPLNWAFQFVRDAESFDEETLEMFVMLANLSGTATRNLVAVREAESATMRLRSQFEEVARVQQSLLPRTLPDIPGLSLATSYLTSDQAGGDYYDFFPFDDGRWGILIADVSGHGAAAATVMAMLHAILHAYEGSGMHPHLVLEHANSRLVAAGLEGAFTTAFLAIYDPSTGEFQFSRAGHNPPRWKKGATGEVVPLDEAGSLPLGVFEPLGATSASIRLEEGDTVVLYTDGITESFNAEREMFGVEGLDASLESCSGQPACVVDSVHGAVYEHTQSRTREDDQTIVALRYTPVPQLQEATFETAAGVLA, from the coding sequence ATGGACCACGTCCTGACCGATCCGAAGGCCCGCCTGGCGCTCGTTCGCGAGTTGCTGGAGGACGTGAGCCGCGCCGAGGAGCCAGGGCAGATCCAGACCGCCCTGCGGCGCATGTGGCGGCTGCACCCGGTCGACCTGTACGTGTCGGCCTCGACGCGGGGGCTCGGGCAGGGCGAGTACAAGATCACCCGGCTCATCCACACCCGCGAGGTGGCCAGCGCCGACGACGGGGGCGCCGCGGCCTACCAGCGATTTGATCCCTGGCGAGACTGGGCCAAGCTGCCCGTCCACACCGCAGGCCTGCTTGGCCCGATCATCGAGGCGGGCGAGCCCGCCATCGTGTCGCTCGACGGCGTGCCGTCGGATCCTGCGCTGGGCGACGCGGCCGCCGACATGCGGTCGTTGATTGCCACGCCCATCTTCGACCGAGGCCGGCCGTTGAACTGGGCCTTCCAGTTCGTGCGGGATGCCGAGTCGTTCGATGAAGAAACGCTCGAGATGTTCGTAATGCTCGCGAACCTCAGCGGTACGGCCACGCGGAACCTCGTGGCGGTGCGTGAAGCCGAGAGCGCGACAATGCGGCTGCGTTCCCAGTTCGAGGAGGTTGCCCGGGTCCAGCAGAGCCTGTTGCCGCGGACGCTCCCCGATATTCCTGGACTGTCGCTGGCCACGAGTTATCTCACCAGCGACCAGGCGGGCGGCGACTACTACGACTTCTTCCCCTTCGACGACGGGCGGTGGGGCATCCTCATCGCCGACGTCTCGGGTCATGGCGCAGCGGCGGCAACCGTGATGGCCATGCTGCACGCCATCCTGCATGCGTACGAGGGGAGCGGCATGCACCCGCACCTGGTGCTCGAGCATGCCAACAGCCGCCTTGTTGCCGCGGGGCTTGAGGGCGCCTTCACGACGGCATTCCTGGCGATCTACGACCCCTCCACGGGCGAGTTCCAGTTCAGCAGGGCCGGGCACAATCCGCCGCGTTGGAAGAAGGGCGCCACGGGCGAGGTCGTTCCCCTGGACGAAGCGGGCAGCTTGCCGCTGGGCGTCTTCGAGCCGCTGGGCGCAACCAGCGCTTCGATCCGGCTGGAAGAGGGCGACACCGTCGTGCTATACACCGACGGCATCACCGAATCGTTCAACGCCGAGCGTGAGATGTTCGGCGTCGAAGGGCTGGACGCGTCGCTCGAGAGCTGCTCGGGCCAGCCCGCCTGCGTCGTCGATTCGGTGCACGGCGCCGTGTACGAGCATACCCAGTCTCGGACGCGAGAGGACGACCAGACCATCGTGGCGCTGCGCTATACCCCGGTGCCGCAGCTCCAGGAAGCGACCTTCGAGACCGCCGCCGGCGTGCTGGCATGA
- a CDS encoding LamG-like jellyroll fold domain-containing protein: MRQAHSAAAVLLLSCFATPLSAIAQHGEPSGASTSDGVREPGAMDDGYEPNVETPFLFHERHLHTHNRPHTTVAPDGTRFFTTRDSSVTLPLPGEDDAFVFAIFGDRTGGPDLGINVLADAVRDVNLIEPDLVMTVGDMIDGYNQSAQWMTEMGEFKAVMGELLCPWFPVAGNHDVYWRGDNKPEGEHETAYEMHFGPLWYSFMHKGCHFIALYTDEGNQQTGEKSIHKPESQQMTVEQREFLAQALERGRDATHQFIFVHHPRWLGNNYGSDWNENVHPMLVEAGNVRAVFAGHIHRMRHDFGPNGDDGIEYVTLATVGGGQSHQVPQAGWLHQYHLITVRPQQIAMTAYPVGAAMNVREITGEMADSLARQARQGIEVDGVVAFGSEGGARGEVALTVKNTTDRQLQVEVTPSSLDNRWLVRPDHVHAILQPGETRDVGFLVGRPAQTADAYLDRLSFAVDADYLGQTARYALPTTEVEAPVDLTSLLGGARPETNMALNFDGVDDAILVPSEVASFEQGPFTIECWFNARNFEGRRGLLTKTQSSEYGFFVSDGVLGFSNHLGGAYRNNRVRDSIRTDAWHHVAAVYDGNATRVYLDGVLVSTEGVDPAWDRTTNSLPLIIGADPDGSGSPMSFFEGQIDEVRLSGIARYRGERFSPARRLEADEHTLALYTFDRSMGPYVVDESGHGHHARRVGEPSVVQAR, translated from the coding sequence ATGCGTCAAGCCCATTCCGCGGCCGCGGTGCTGCTGTTGTCTTGCTTCGCGACTCCGTTGAGCGCCATCGCTCAGCACGGCGAGCCGAGCGGCGCCAGCACCAGCGACGGCGTGCGCGAGCCGGGAGCCATGGACGATGGCTATGAGCCCAATGTGGAGACACCCTTCCTCTTCCACGAACGACACCTGCACACCCACAACCGCCCGCACACGACGGTGGCGCCCGATGGCACGCGGTTCTTCACCACGCGAGATTCGTCGGTGACCTTGCCCCTCCCGGGTGAGGATGACGCGTTCGTGTTCGCGATCTTCGGCGACCGCACGGGCGGGCCCGACCTCGGTATCAACGTGCTGGCCGACGCCGTGCGCGACGTGAACCTCATCGAGCCCGACCTGGTCATGACCGTCGGCGACATGATCGATGGCTACAACCAGAGCGCCCAGTGGATGACCGAGATGGGCGAGTTCAAGGCGGTCATGGGCGAGCTGTTGTGCCCCTGGTTCCCCGTCGCGGGCAACCACGATGTCTACTGGCGGGGCGACAACAAGCCCGAGGGCGAGCACGAGACGGCCTACGAAATGCACTTCGGTCCGTTGTGGTACAGCTTCATGCACAAGGGCTGCCACTTCATCGCGCTCTATACCGACGAGGGCAACCAGCAGACCGGCGAAAAGAGCATTCATAAGCCCGAGAGCCAGCAGATGACGGTCGAGCAGCGCGAGTTCCTGGCCCAGGCCCTCGAGCGCGGCAGGGACGCGACCCACCAGTTCATCTTCGTCCACCATCCGCGATGGCTGGGCAACAACTACGGCAGCGACTGGAACGAGAACGTGCATCCGATGCTGGTCGAGGCTGGCAACGTCCGGGCCGTCTTTGCCGGGCACATTCACCGCATGCGGCACGACTTCGGACCCAACGGCGACGATGGCATCGAATACGTCACGCTGGCGACCGTGGGTGGCGGACAGAGCCATCAGGTTCCTCAGGCCGGCTGGCTGCACCAGTACCACCTCATCACCGTGCGGCCCCAGCAGATTGCCATGACGGCATATCCCGTGGGCGCTGCGATGAACGTCCGTGAGATCACCGGAGAGATGGCCGACAGTCTGGCCCGGCAGGCGCGCCAGGGTATCGAAGTCGACGGCGTCGTGGCATTCGGATCCGAGGGCGGCGCCCGAGGCGAGGTCGCCCTGACGGTCAAGAACACAACCGATCGGCAACTCCAGGTCGAGGTCACCCCCAGCAGCCTCGACAACCGCTGGCTCGTGCGGCCCGATCACGTGCATGCAATCCTTCAGCCCGGCGAAACCAGGGACGTCGGCTTCCTCGTGGGCCGTCCCGCGCAGACCGCCGACGCGTATCTTGATCGCCTGAGCTTCGCGGTCGACGCCGACTACCTGGGCCAGACCGCCCGTTACGCGCTGCCGACCACCGAAGTGGAAGCGCCCGTCGATCTGACCAGCCTGCTGGGCGGCGCTCGACCCGAGACCAACATGGCCCTGAACTTCGACGGCGTGGACGACGCCATCCTGGTGCCGAGCGAGGTGGCCAGCTTCGAGCAAGGACCGTTCACCATCGAGTGCTGGTTCAACGCGCGGAACTTCGAGGGCCGCCGGGGCCTGCTGACCAAGACCCAGAGCAGCGAGTACGGCTTCTTCGTGAGCGATGGCGTGCTGGGCTTCAGCAACCATCTCGGGGGCGCTTACCGCAACAACCGGGTCCGTGATTCGATCCGAACCGACGCCTGGCACCACGTTGCCGCGGTCTACGACGGAAACGCCACCCGGGTCTACCTGGACGGCGTGCTGGTCTCGACCGAGGGCGTCGACCCGGCGTGGGATCGCACGACCAACAGCCTGCCGTTGATCATCGGAGCCGACCCGGATGGTTCAGGCAGCCCTATGAGCTTCTTCGAGGGCCAGATCGACGAGGTCCGCCTGTCGGGGATCGCCCGCTATCGCGGAGAGCGCTTCAGCCCAGCGCGTCGACTGGAAGCCGATGAGCACACCCTGGCCCTGTATACCTTCGACCGGTCGATGGGGCCGTACGTGGTCGATGAGTCCGGGCACGGCCATCATGCCCGGCGGGTTGGCGAGCCGAGCGTCGTCCAAGCCCGGTAA